AGATTTGTAGCTCCTTCATTTCTCAAAGAACTGGAGGTTTTTCCTTCTTGAAGAATGGTGGCCCAATtcttatattattatattaatataattgTATTAATGTAGGTGTTTCCGTTATTTTGCACAACATTTATTTTTAGGTGCTGACGATGGCTGCTTTCACATTGATAACCAAAGTGGAGAAGTAACCATGTCTAGACTGGCAGAGCACAGACTCCTGATGCCAACGTTCCAGCTTCAGGTCATGGTGAGGGCGACACACTCCAGTTACATCATCAACACAGCGTATTAAGACTCTGCGATGACTGATAATAAATATCAGGAGATGTACACAGTTCAAAATAAGACAGCAATCTGAGTGTGCCGGACTAGGTACAATCTGAGGTAGTACCACAGTGACACCTTTGTTGGTATGGTAACAGTATCCAGTCTCCACCCGCAGGCCTCTCAGGTCGATGACCCCAGGAAGTACACCATCACCTCGGCAGTGGTCCGCGTTTTGGCCCAGAACCACTTTGCCCCGCAGTTCAACAGCAGCACCTATGTCGGCTTCGTCCCACAGAGCCGCGAATCGTCAATGCTCGTCTCCACCCACGGAAACCAGGCATTGCTGCTCCAAGCCATCGATCGCGACTTCCAAGATGTACGTTGTGGGAACTCTCCATCTTTCTGTTCTAGCAGCAGATTATGATGTATCATATTGGTTTTGATGGAAAACCGACCAAGGAGGTCCGTTCGTAAACTGAAAACGAATTTCTCAAATTCTGCCATGTCAGGTGACTGGTCCTGAGTGTTAAACTCCTGACGGGTAGGGCTGTAGCATGGCTATCCAAGCTGGTTTTTATTGAGAGCTTAATAACCCAAAGCTAACAACAGCATGCTCTGGTCCCATCTGATATTATTCTTTTTTATATCACAGCAGAACAACTACAGCATATGGTCACCATGTGAACACACACCCCAGCAAAACACATCACACATTGCTCCAAATTCATATTTtgacccccaccctccctgacTAGTTCCTTTAGGTCCTAAAATGAGGTCCTAAAATGAGGTCCTAATGTATGTTGTGTCAGTCAATCAATGTCTCAGAACTATTACCAAATGTCCCTACAAACCTGTTATTCTTTAGGGAATAAATCCCAAGGTTCACTATTCTTTGTGGCCAAAGTCAAACAACACAAGATTGTATCATATGACACAGGAAGGCTATGTCATCGCCAAGGGCAACCTACTCCCAGCTTCGGAGAAAGTTTTCCTTGAGGTAAGGAAGGTGAAACCCGAACTACATTACTGAAATTAGCATGAAACATCCTATTACTGATACTTCGAAGAGGAAGGAGGTCTCTCGCACCTCACAAACAGACAAGCAAATAATGGTGGTGCTTTGCAGGTGATCGCCACAGACCAGGAGTCGGGGGAAGTTGCTAGGGCAACAGTGGAGATCGTGGCTCTCCAGAGAGGTGAGCGAGGTAAGGCTCCAGATGTGTgggagttggcaaccctgagcATAGAACAGGGGCCTCTATCACAAAGGTGGATTTCTTGCTTACCCAgataaatctgacaagttaaggcaccctagtttaaatggactttatctttgttcacttacatttagctcagacttccttaaatccaacaagttatccagctaagcaagaaatcctgcttcatgatacaggccACCCTTTGAATTTTCTGGGTTCTGATTGACAGAGCTATAGACCAATAAAGAGCTGAGATCCTAGTTCCTGGTCCACGGCGCCATGTTTGTAGTCCCCAAGTGGCTTCACTGAGGGCAAAATTCCAGCATGGGCCAGTTGCGGAATAGGGCTTCTCTGACAAAAACACTTATATCTCAACACAGATTTATTCCCGAGactctacagcaggggtgtcaaactccagtcctgggggccaGAGCCATGTGTAGCATAGTTCTTTCCCTGtgccaccacaaatgattcagctcaagagctgtgtggtaattagcacaaggagttgaatcaggtgtgttaaatgaggggaaacccaaaaatgtgtagggctccagcccctcaggactggagtttgacacccctgctctacagaATCCAACCATACCCAACTGGTCCTAAATATCCCCTGGTAATCACTGTAGTCTGACACCTAACGTGGCGTCTGTGGTCGCCAGCGCCTAACGCCGCGTCTGTGGTGACCAATGCCTAACGTGGCGTCTGTGGTCGCCAGCGCCTAACGCCGCGTCTGTGGTGACCAATGCCTAACGCCGCGTCTGTGGTCGCCAGCGCCTAACGTGGCGTCTGTGGTCGCCAGCGCCTAACGCCGCGTCTGTGGTGACCAACGCCTAACGCCGCGTCTGTGGTCGCCAGCGCCTAACGCCGCGTCTGTGGTGACCAATGCCTAACGTCGCGTCTGTGGTCGCCAGCGCCTAACGTCGCGTCTGTGGTCGCCAGCGCCTAACGCCGTGTCTGTGGTGACCAACGCCTAACGTCGCGTCTGTGGTCGCCAGCGCCTAACGCCGCGTCTGTGGTGACCAACGCCTAACGTCGCGTCTGTGGTCGCCAGCGCCTAACGCCGTGTCTGTGGTGACCAACGCCTAACGGTGCGTCTGTGGTCGCCAGCGCCTAACGCCGCGTCTGTGGTCGCCAGCGCCTAACGTCGCGTCTGTGGTCGCCAGCGCCTAACGCCGCGTCTGTGGTCGCCAGCTCCTTGGAGCCTCTTTGGGGGGCAGAAGCGTTACACTCTGCATGTGGACGTGGTGCTGGCTGGCGGGATCATGGCAGCggtgttgctgctgctgctggtcacACTGATGTTTCTGCTGCTCTGGTTGGTGAGGCGTTggaggcagcagcaggacgTGGCTGCCAAAGACTCCGTGGCACAGGGGAAGCACCGTAACGTGGTAAGAGAACTGAGACGCCCCACACACTTTCCGACAGGCACATTACAACGTGCTGCTCAGCACAAACACTCAGTCCAGCTTCCTTCTAAGCAGTCAGTGGATATGAATAGATCAGGGGTGGcaaatcttatccacaaaggacagtgtttgcaggtttttggaataacctttaggtcagctgttcaaactcagATGTGAGAACTCTTCAGCCAGTCAGCCCACTAAGTAgtgatctaattagggagtttcagcgaaaacccgcacgtacagcggccctttctggataaggtTCCCTGGAATAGAATAAAAATGGACACAGATTTAAAGTCATTACAAGCAGTTCAATACAAACAGGACCGACGTGCACTTTGAATCCTCACTCATGGcttttccattcctctctccaCTTAGAGCTTAAGGTGGTTCCAGCTGGTGAGTTTGTGGCTCATAATCTGCCTTTGGGAAGGAGCTAATGGTTTACTGGTGATATTGTTATTAGTCGTGCAGTATACTGGTCATCTTAAACCATCAAACAAGGTTTATGGAAAACAGGGATGTGCATCTCCATCACTGAGGTGATGGAGATGCACATCTCGATACATTGGCAACGATCCAGTACATCAAAAGCAACTATTAACGGGACCCGTGATTCACCCCTATTGTGATGAAGTGCGATTTGACCAGATTTTTTAAGCCAACACAATGCGATTCAATGCAATACGACATGATGCAAAATAATATGATGCTACGCAATTCAGTATGGTACAgatattttgattttctttgGTTCTTCTTAAGCAGACAGAAAATCATtagataaattaaaaaaaaagtgcatatactaataattatatattattaaattggaCTTTACAGATGCAAAGATATTAGAAACAATGCATCCCAAGTTCATCTCATCTCATCTATATCTGGTGCACACGTTTTTAATTGGGTCAGTTGCATTATGTACTTTTATGCTGGGGCACCGATGCACGGCAGTGAATCTTACCATCCTCGATGGAAAATGCAGAAAAGGTAACAGATGACATGATTTAGTCgtgacaaaaaataaacaaatttgtTGGCTTAAATTAGCCTAGACCATTAGCAGAAACATGAACCTGGATCAGATGGACAGTATAATTGCTCTGCATTGCTATTGTGACTTTGTGTTTGAAAGTTATTTCCGCCAGGTTAGGTTTGCATCAGCTCCCTCCTACACCTGCTAAGGATGCTTTTAGTATCCTTCTTCAGTTTCATGGGAAATGCTATCTGAGAGTCTTTaacattttttcattaaaagGTAACTTCTGGAAGGCCAACACCTTACATAGAGGAAATCTCCTTTTGCAACGAAGCGTATGAGGACTGTGAATCCTCAGGCTCCGTGGGACGCGGTCTCCACAGGAAAAAGCCCGGCATCCTGTGCAGAAAGACCCAGAGAAACCACAGCGACAGCACCGACCTGCTAAGAGACAGTCAGTCCCTGTGTGTGACAGCAGAACCACTACCCATACACGTGCCTCCATCAATCATGTCCAATGGGAAAACAGCAGACAGGTCGAGCAAATCGGTGTCATTTGTGGACGATGTCACGCTGAGGCAAATAGGGACAGTAGAAAATTCAAGGAACAGGAGTTTGGAGGTTCAGACGGTAGAGTCGATGTTTTTAGGTGAGATCCCGCAAGCGCTGTGCGAAACAGAAGAGGGAGATCGATCTGATGAAGAGAGGGAAGCCAAAAATCTGTACCGGATAGTGTATCCTGTCATTGACAAGGAAGAGGCGACACCTGGGGAAACTGAGAACCTCTGCAGTTACAAGCATGACCAGCGGGGGGACGTGGCCCTGGAGGGCTGCCCCGAAGCTTGAAGAGGCAGCAGCGATCAAAATCCAGTCCCGAACACTCAGATGGTGCAGCTCGCCCAGGAGGCTGCGGTTTCTCATTAAGGCTGATGAAGGAAAGCCAAAACAGTACAGAAACAACAATTCTCATTCCAATATAAGTCAAGGTTTTCAATACCGATCTAAACAATGTACATCTTCAGGAACTATGAATCTGTATGTCAAATTGTAAACAATGTGGAAAAGGTCTGCATTTTTCAtacattctgtacatttttataattattgGTACTTTCATATTTTGCCACATCTTGCTCTAGAAGGTAAATATATGAGTGGCATAGATTAATAGTTTAACTGATCCCTATACAATAAAACTTTCCATAAGGGGAATTATATCATGTTTGCAATATTTACTGCCTTACCATGTTAATGGTCTGTGTGATTCAGCATTAATGCAGGAAAAACTACATTTGATAAAACTGTAGTAAAATTGCGAACTGATCTGATGTAAATCTTTAAAACACCTTTAATCTTTATATTGTTGAAGCATTCAGGATTTACTGAGCTGATGATGTACCAAGGCTTCTATCTGTAAATTGTGAGTTGCTGGCTTATTCGGTGCCAAGCGACGTATGAAATGTGAGGTATACGAGGCAGGATTGCCCATGCAGGCGGCGGAGGTCCATCTACAGCTCGACAGCACACAGCCGCCCGCCGGAGATGTACAAGCCAAAGAACACCCGGAACTGTTATGTCCTCATTTCAGCTTTATTGTTCATGAGGTGGCTACATCAGATGGAGCAGAATGTTAGAACACCCCCTCGGTCTTTTGTCAGCTACCCGCTTCATGATTttaagaggagaaaaaaaacaaactaaataaaaataaaccacgCCAGAGTTCACTTGATAGTTACAGTTTAGCCTGGCAATCAAAACTGTAAAAGTCCATCCATGGCTGTAAGGGGCCTAACCTGCAGACCTCGGTCTCCACACCCCTGCCTCTG
The nucleotide sequence above comes from Paramormyrops kingsleyae isolate MSU_618 chromosome 3, PKINGS_0.4, whole genome shotgun sequence. Encoded proteins:
- the cdhr5-rs gene encoding cadherin-related family member 5 isoform X1 translates to MKRDARPWTLILQSFCRILLCQIVININQQTVKAGSSCLGGEDIFAAVRENSPGGQFIANLSIAGDPRPSGIRLALSGDSADWFSLEGNTIRLNASFSRALDREVHGSVLMAVLSCYEGETIQSEYRIMAEILNENDNKPVFMEETVQPVAVSELAAVNSVVFVVKAVDADEDTIVYVIDRSLPDSSYFRIDLPNSGDVILSKHLDYETKTQMQLAIYAVEMNTPEKYNTSATIMINVLDGDDQYPQFQPCVPLTQDAVHPICTNPIYTVNVTEAHQNITLPFSPGRIRAVDGDRGLDAPLLYTILSGADDGCFHIDNQSGEVTMSRLAEHRLLMPTFQLQVMASQVDDPRKYTITSAVVRVLAQNHFAPQFNSSTYVGFVPQSRESSMLVSTHGNQALLLQAIDRDFQDGINPKVHYSLWPKSNNTRLYHMTQEGYVIAKGNLLPASEKVFLEVIATDQESGEVARATVEIVALQRGERAPWSLFGGQKRYTLHVDVVLAGGIMAAVLLLLLVTLMFLLLWLVRRWRQQQDVAAKDSVAQGKHRNVSLRWFQLVTSGRPTPYIEEISFCNEAYEDCESSGSVGRGLHRKKPGILCRKTQRNHSDSTDLLRDSQSLCVTAEPLPIHVPPSIMSNGKTADRSSKSVSFVDDVTLRQIGTVENSRNRSLEVQTVESMFLGEIPQALCETEEGDRSDEEREAKNLYRIVYPVIDKEEATPGETENLCSYKHDQRGDVALEGCPEA
- the cdhr5-rs gene encoding cadherin-related family member 5 isoform X2, translated to MKRDARPWTLILQSFCRILLCQIVININQQTVKAGSSCLGGEDIFAAVRENSPGGQFIANLSIAGDPRPSGIRLALSGDSADWFSLEGNTIRLNASFSRALDREVHGSVLMAVLSCYEGETIQSEYRIMAEILNENDNKPVFMEETVQPVAVSELAAVNSVVFVVKAVDADEDTIVYVIDRSLPDSSYFRIDLPNSGDVILSKHLDYETKTQMQLAIYAVEMNTPEKYNTSATIMINVLDGDDQYPQFQPCVPLTQDAVHPICTNPIYTVNVTEAHQNITLPFSPGRIRAVDGDRGLDAPLLYTILSGADDGCFHIDNQSGEVTMSRLAEHRLLMPTFQLQVMASQVDDPRKYTITSAVVRVLAQNHFAPQFNSSTYVGFVPQSRESSMLVSTHGNQALLLQAIDRDFQDGINPKVHYSLWPKSNNTRLYHMTQEGYVIAKGNLLPASEKVFLEVIATDQESGEVARATVEIVALQRAPWSLFGGQKRYTLHVDVVLAGGIMAAVLLLLLVTLMFLLLWLVRRWRQQQDVAAKDSVAQGKHRNVSLRWFQLVTSGRPTPYIEEISFCNEAYEDCESSGSVGRGLHRKKPGILCRKTQRNHSDSTDLLRDSQSLCVTAEPLPIHVPPSIMSNGKTADRSSKSVSFVDDVTLRQIGTVENSRNRSLEVQTVESMFLGEIPQALCETEEGDRSDEEREAKNLYRIVYPVIDKEEATPGETENLCSYKHDQRGDVALEGCPEA
- the cdhr5-rs gene encoding protocadherin-15 isoform X4 translates to MKRDARPWTLILQSFCRILLCQIVININQQTVKAGSSCLGGEDIFAAVRENSPGGQFIANLSIAGDPRPSGIRLALSGDSADWFSLEGNTIRLNASFSRALDRESEYRIMAEILNENDNKPVFMEETVQPVAVSELAAVNSVVFVVKAVDADEDTIVYVIDRSLPDSSYFRIDLPNSGDVILSKHLDYETKTQMQLAIYAVEMNTPEKYNTSATIMINVLDGDDQYPQFQPCVPLTQDAVHPICTNPIYTVNVTEAHQNITLPFSPGRIRAVDGDRGLDAPLLYTILSGADDGCFHIDNQSGEVTMSRLAEHRLLMPTFQLQVMASQVDDPRKYTITSAVVRVLAQNHFAPQFNSSTYVGFVPQSRESSMLVSTHGNQALLLQAIDRDFQDGINPKVHYSLWPKSNNTRLYHMTQEGYVIAKGNLLPASEKVFLEVIATDQESGEVARATVEIVALQRGERAPWSLFGGQKRYTLHVDVVLAGGIMAAVLLLLLVTLMFLLLWLVRRWRQQQDVAAKDSVAQGKHRNVSLRWFQLVTSGRPTPYIEEISFCNEAYEDCESSGSVGRGLHRKKPGILCRKTQRNHSDSTDLLRDSQSLCVTAEPLPIHVPPSIMSNGKTADRSSKSVSFVDDVTLRQIGTVENSRNRSLEVQTVESMFLGEIPQALCETEEGDRSDEEREAKNLYRIVYPVIDKEEATPGETENLCSYKHDQRGDVALEGCPEA
- the cdhr5-rs gene encoding cadherin-related family member 5 isoform X3 — encoded protein: MKRDARPWTLILQSFCRILLCQIVININQQTVKAGSSCLGGEDIFAAVRENSPGGQFIANLSIAGDPRPSGIRLALSGDSADWFSLEGNTIRLNASFSRALDREVHGSVLMAVLSCYEGETIQSEYRIMAEILNENDNKPVFMEETVQPVAVSELAAVNSVVFVVKAVDADEDTIVYVIDRSLPDSSYFRIDLPNSGDVILSKHLDYETKTQMQLAIYAVEMNTPEKYNTSATIMINVLDGDDQYPQFQPCVPLTQDAVHPICTNPIYTVNVTEAHQNITLPFSPGRIRAVDGDRGLDAPLLYTILSGADDGCFHIDNQSGEVTMSRLAEHRLLMPTFQLQVMASQVDDPRKYTITSAVVRVLAQNHFAPQFNSSTYVGFVPQSRESSMLVSTHGNQALLLQAIDRDFQDGINPKVHYSLWPKSNNTRLYHMTQEGYVIAKGNLLPASEKVFLEVIATDQESGEVARATVEIVALQRGERAPWSLFGGQKRYTLHVDVVLAGGIMAAVLLLLLVTLMFLLLWLVRRWRQQQDVAAKDSVAQGKHRNVVTSGRPTPYIEEISFCNEAYEDCESSGSVGRGLHRKKPGILCRKTQRNHSDSTDLLRDSQSLCVTAEPLPIHVPPSIMSNGKTADRSSKSVSFVDDVTLRQIGTVENSRNRSLEVQTVESMFLGEIPQALCETEEGDRSDEEREAKNLYRIVYPVIDKEEATPGETENLCSYKHDQRGDVALEGCPEA
- the cdhr5-rs gene encoding cadherin-related family member 5 isoform X5; amino-acid sequence: MKRDARPWTLILQSFCRILLCQIVININQQTVKAGSSCLGGEDIFAAVRENSPGGQFIANLSIAGDPRPSGIRLALSGDSADWFSLEGNTIRLNASFSRALDREVHGSVLMAVLSCYEGETIQSEYRIMAEILNENDNKPVFMEETVQPVAVSELAAVNSVVFVVKAVDADEDTIVYVIDRSLPDSSYFRIDLPNSGDVILSKHLDYETKTQMQLAIYAVEMNTPEKYNTSATIMINVLDGDDQYPQFQPCVPLTQDAVHPICTNPIYTVNVTEAHQNITLPFSPGRIRAVDGDRGLDAPLLYTILSGADDGCFHIDNQSGEVTMSRLAEHRLLMPTFQLQVMASQVDDPRKYTITSAVVRVLAQNHFAPQFNSSTYVGFVPQSRESSMLVSTHGNQALLLQAIDRDFQDEGYVIAKGNLLPASEKVFLEVIATDQESGEVARATVEIVALQRGERAPWSLFGGQKRYTLHVDVVLAGGIMAAVLLLLLVTLMFLLLWLVRRWRQQQDVAAKDSVAQGKHRNVSLRWFQLVTSGRPTPYIEEISFCNEAYEDCESSGSVGRGLHRKKPGILCRKTQRNHSDSTDLLRDSQSLCVTAEPLPIHVPPSIMSNGKTADRSSKSVSFVDDVTLRQIGTVENSRNRSLEVQTVESMFLGEIPQALCETEEGDRSDEEREAKNLYRIVYPVIDKEEATPGETENLCSYKHDQRGDVALEGCPEA